The sequence gacatgaaaagAGCAGCATTTCCATCAAACACGACTCTTTTATTTCAACAGTGAAGCTAAGCAGCGGCTCCCACAGTTGTTCCCAGCTCTGAGATGGTCTGAATTCAGTCCAGGTGGTTTTTCTTCCCCCAATATActtttttctgcagatgttctGCAGAAAAAAGTGTTCTCATGTGTTCTTCTTCACAGGACACTGGATTTTGTAGCCAACCCTGTAGGCCTGCAGGTACACACGAGCCTGGTTCATCCTGCAAACATAATCACAGGGCAGAAAAGGCAACAGCGGTGGGGATGCTTTCATTCTGATTTGAATCTAATattgcttaaaaatgtttcctttcaactcacacacacagatttgctttgtactaaaaaaaaagaactctaAAAATACTTACATGACatgtttatttctataaaaacatcttatttcCAGAATAACATAATGCACACCTGAGTGGCAACTGACCTGTATTTAGTGCAAAGCTGAACTCCCAGGGGTCCACAGCGGTCAACGTAGCTCTCCCTGACAGCTTTCCTCACAGCACGAGCTGTGCTGACCACCGTGGTGACCACAGGACATGTCCTACAACACACAGATTGTTTATTAGAGTATCTACTTAAGCAGCAGAACAATTAGTCATCCTCACTTCCAAAAGTCACCAAATCTTTGTCAGTAAGCAGGACTATGTGGAGAAGCCAAGACTCACGACTTTAGAACTTATTATTTAGTAAAGCAACAATCTACAATGTTATGTGCAAAACATACATGTATTTACTTGAAAATCACTTCTAACTTCTCAGACTTTTGATCTCTGACttaatatgtcaaaaaaaaaaaacacatattacATTATTGTTTCTGTAACaatcaattatttgtttttcgATTAGAAAAATAACTGCTGATTTTGTGCTTTAGGGAAATATAATCTATATTTGCTTAAATGTGAAACTGTGAAAGCATCAAAAAGGTATCAAATGATAATTACACAGTCACTGTGTTGTGTTTAAGAACTGAAAGCAAGACATGCAAGGGAAATAAacaatttggttaaaaaaaacaaacaacaagagTCCTGACCAGGtaatcaaaaacaagaaatcttggttgaaaactcaggaaacaaacaaaagttggATTATCTATATAGGCTGTAGGATGTTAGCTGAGACTGGGATCAGGTTGGAGAAGTCAGAAATTTGTTGCATCTGAGGAGAAATAAACACTGAGAAAACCAAGGAAATGTAACTGGAACAAACTGAATTAATGCACCATTCtgggaaacacaaaaatacaaagctaAATAACCATGACCCTTGGACATCAATAACTTCCAGGGAGCTATGGAAAAAAACTCTCTCTTTTATAACAGAGGAAAGACTGCAACATAAGTAAGAatctaaatacataaaaattactTAAAGTATTACACTCAAGCACCGGGAATTGAAAACTTAAAGGGTTGCTGTGTATGACATGACAACACAAACtaatcaaaatataaaagtctAAATGATCAGCACACTCATACTGTTGAATCCTGGTAAAAACTAACTAGTTAGTcaatattttattcacaatGAGACTCATATGTCATCATCAAATCTGAGTACTTGATGCTGActagacagaaaaacaggaacttgAAGGAAAGCTGATGTTCGATTTTCTACGCATGTTAGACTATGTTCATTTTTACACTTACAGTCTCTCACAGCGCAGGCCTGCCGTGCCTTCTGGACAGGTACAGGTGTTGTGCGGGCTGCAGGTGGCTCCATGTTGACAAGGTGGGACACATCGTGTTGTTACAGCTACAGTGACATCCCACAGTATTACTAAACATCTGTTTTTCCTTTGTATCCATCTACAGTCTAGACCAAATTCAATAGGGTTTGACCAGTGTCTTCTTTTCATGGTGGGGACAGAGTAACTGAATGAAACAAACTAGACAGACAgtgcaatatttcatttttcaacatATTAAGTGAACCAAAGAGCCACTTGCAGCTTCAGCACTGCAGGCTACAGACTCTGATCAAGCAAATGTGATCCTATTTCAATATTGCTATAGCATAAAGTGTGGCATCTTGATTTCTAAttcattgttaaattaaaactgtgaaagtttgaaaatgaaatagaTCCAATGAACCAATTAGTTACAGCTGATTTAGTATTCTCCTCATAACTTTGGCCGCCCATGCATATAGATTTGAAAGTTATTGGCAAACCTGTTTCACAGAGACCGCCGGTGAATCCTTTGGCGCAGCGGCATCGGTTAAGgcccacacacactcctccGTTCCTGCAAGGCTTTTGACACTGGATGGACTCTGATGGAGACAGAAGAGAACAGAGGACTACAGATGTCTAGACTAATTCAGTTCAACACGGCTCATCTCTGCACCTGTCAGTGAGACTCAGTGACCAGAAAAAGACATTGAACAAATAGCGGAGAAATTCCAAGTGGCCCGTAAActggtgtgtgttttctttgagGTAACACGACCTCGGGGGATGAGGAACTGCAttctggctttatttttttatttctttaagaaGCAATGCAACAGTTCCCTTGATTGATTATAGTCTGAATCCCCATTATAagtttaattaacttttaattaatttaactaaTTACAGCAAAAACTTTGGTGCTCCATCATTATGGTACAGACTCTAtatcctaaaaaaaatattattctttttccttctttttttttttcttttgcaaatgtgtgtgtgtgtgtgcgtgtgcgtgtgtgtgtgtgtgtgtgcataaaaTACTGGGTTTAGCATTTGCAATGATAATGTTGATTTAAAGAGcttactaaattaaaaatagatacatAAGCTATAATGAACTTAATAAagattgaacattttcattgttttaccAATCTGGCATCGAGCTCCTTGCCATCCAGCAACACACGTGCATTTGTTAACATCCACACATCTTCCCCCATTCTGACAGGCTGGAGTGCACAGtgctgcaaaacacacaaagaaacctcttacaaaaacaacactgcTTTACATCTGGTTCAGTCTGCCATCTTTAAATGAactgtgttcatgtttttactttatgtttttaacagtttttatagttgctaaagtggttaaaaaaaaaaaaaagtcactcaGATGTTTTGTTGTGACGTCACTCACGCAACAGGCACTGGGGGCCTGTGTAATCAGAGGAGCACTGGCAGGTACCAGGGCCTACACAGCGGCCGCCGTTTGCACACGGCAGCTCACACACAGCTAAGCATGGACAGATGAAAAAGTGTTAAACCTAAACAGTCACTGATATAGTACACGAAACTGGAACAACGCAAATCAAAACAACTCGTTTCCAAGCATGCGTTATCGACGACGCAAAGTTACAGAGAACGGGTTGAGTCTCACAAGCTGATTCGTGCTCCTACTGATGGAATAAGACATGGTACCTGTGTGGCAGCCTTCTCCTGTCCACCCAGAAGGACACAAACACATGTTCCAGCGCATGCAGGTTCCTCCGTGGGCACAGGGTGGAGAGCAAATGGCTGAAACAAACAACCAACAAGGATTTATTACACCCTTAATTTAtactttcacagtttttaacacaGTTTTGGGTTAGATGATTACGTTACATCTTAATCTGCCAGGTGTAGGAATAGTTTTGGGATTAACTTTACCTTACTATGggttataaaaacatattttttgcagCATGTAACTATTTTGCTGACTTAAGTGtcttttccagataaatttaGCCAGAAAGTTTGTGAACGTTCAACAAAGTCAGCAGAAACATCTTGGTCAATTTAAAGGATCACATCAAACCTAAATGTGCCAGGGagcatgaataattttgaaaccAGTGGATATCAGTTTATTGCTTTTGATAATTGTTTTGATAAATTTCCCAGTTAAATAATCAGAAATAGGATCACAATCTCTATTAATATGACTGTATAAAGAAATTTATTGATTGTTGCTCTTGTTCCCTTTCAGGTAAGTTGACTTAAAATGTAACAGATTTAGGAACtctaattaaaccaaaataacttGAAGCAATTTATAGATTAATTTGAATCAAGAAATCACCTTCTCTTACAGATATTGAAAAGTCTTTTAGCTCACCAATTGTCAAAAGCAGGTATGAAATGGCAGCTTGTTTAGTATATATCTGGGTATAAAACAACCAAAGCTGCCAAATCATGAAATAGCGAAGAGGCAAAATGACCAGCATCCCTCTATGTGTAATCATTTACATTGAGGTTTGTACCTGAGCACCCCACACCAGGGTAGCCTGGAGGACAGTCGCAGCTGTTTGGCCCCACACACACTCCGTAGTTCTGACACGGTGGGTCACACACAGCTGGAGAATATAAGACGCTCATTAACTCAGGTTGGGTGTAAAAGAGGTGCTATCACCAAACATATTAATGAGATTAATTCTCATCAGTGTGCGAGAGCGTTTGACTCACGTCGACACCTGGTGGGGTCGTCAGCTCGGACCTTGTACCCCTCCTTGCAGGTGCAGTTAAACCCCCCGGGGTGGTTCACACAGAGCTGCTCACAGCCTCCGTTTGTAAAGTCTCCGCACTCGTTCGCGTCTCATTGGGAGGGACAGATGGGGAGACAGTTTAAAAGACTGCAAATCGAATTCTGGAAAACACTTTTGAGataaagtgagaaaacaaaTTTGGATGGAAACATAGTGTATAAAACTTGGCAACAGCAGAGCTTATTAAGATTTGATAACATTAATTTTGAGCGCTTCCCTTCTCCCGGCTGATGTAATTTGATTTAGAGAGCGCCTTCATATTGGCAAGCGCAAAAAGGATGAGCGTTTGATACCAGTCTGTGAAACCAGTCCAACTTTTATTATGCTTTTAGCTGAAAGCCGACAgcagttaaatgtttaaaagagaTTGCACTTGGAGGAAGCTTTCAACTGATGGTGAAATTTGAGGAAATTCAGGATTGTAGTGGCGtgattaaaatcaaatcaactaACAGAGTTTCTTGCATAAATATGGTTTAATAGAATATCCTAAAAACTTTACAGGAGCAAAGATGAAGAGTGAAGATGAAGTCTCACCAATGCAGCTCTTGAGGTCGTCTCCCAGCTTCCAACCTGCGCGACAGCTACACTGGATGTAGCCCTCAACTCTCAGGGAACATACGTGGTCGCAACCTCCATTTCTTAGCAGACAAGAGGTAGCATCTATTCATGTCAAGAAGAACAGGAGCTTTAAATACCCTAGTGCCGTATGATccacagaaaaatgtatttaagacaAGATATCAGTTTAAACCTAGTTCAGTAATGGAGCATTACAAAGTAGCTTTCCACACGAGTCCAGAGATATTTACTTTTCAAAGACAAAGGAAGCATGAGGGACAGAAAGAGGTTTTATGGACAGCCCTGAATCAGTTTTCTCTGTAGGCATATCCTATCTCAATTCAATAGGAGATACTGTAGGTCAGTATCATGTATATAAGGTCGGGGAATTTTCTGTTTCCTCAGAAATCCTCTATGCTGCCCTCACAATTGatatttcagcattttattaTTGCCATGTGGTATTAAAACATCctcttgtaaatatattttttaattctaattacAGCTCCTAAAAGATAGCCATGCCCATTGCTTAAAACAGtattaataaacaaatgtgGCGATACTGGGATATCTGATTGTAAGTATAATGggataaataatataatttttgcaGGTAATTACCACCTTATTTTTTAATTCCCTCTTGCACTTCAATCCACAAAAACCACACAgtatacatatatgtatgtcGACAATGTTGAGGTGAAGTGGCAATATAGTTTTTTCATAGAAAAGTCCTAAGAGCTAAATCTCTGGTAGGGGTGCCGGACTGTTGGGTCTCTGTTCCCTCatatattttaacacaattgagaagaaacaattttgaaaattatataACACACACTTTAAGTCTGCAAAAAAATCCCTATGTGTAAATTTGATTGATGTATGTCCTCCTTAACATCAGAAGACAACCTGGCAGGTCACTTCACACATTAACAACTAATGTTAGTCGCACGTTAGGGAACCCACTAGTGCAAGTGAGGTTGTCAGTATCCAATAACAGAGGACGCGGGCAGTGGCAGGTGAATCCCCCAGGAGAGTTGGTACAGGAGTGAGAGCATCCGCCATTCTGCAGTTTGCATTCGTCGATGTCTGAGTGCAAACAGAGGGGAAAGTTTTCAACGTTAACTTTTAGGCATCAGAATGCtggttcagtttttctttatctactaatcttttaaaatgtgtccCCAGGACTCTCAGTTATGTCGAGGCATACAAACATCCTGTCTGGCAAACACATAAAATTACATATTcatagcagttttttttttcccccgttaTGAATGCTGGTAAATTGTTGAAACTGAGCTGCTTTAAATCACTGAAAACGAGTGTGCAAACTGCTGCATTAAGTGAATGAGTGCCTGCTGGTTACTGACCTACGCAGGTGCGGCCATCAATGTGCAGCTGGTAGCCCGGTTTACAGGAGCACCGGAAAGAGCCTAGAGTGTTGATGCAAATGTGCTCACAGGTCCCATTTGGAGCTGAACACTCGTCCACATCTGGGAGGATCAGAGACATTTAGATAACTCCTCTGCCACAAATATAACACAAGATCCAAGAGCTCATTTAGACTTTAATTAAACAACAGATGttatgagattttatttttgatatgttTGAGATTTTGAGTTTGGATGAAGTGAGTGATGTTTCTCAGTGTCATTTAAGATTGATGTAAAGGTCAGCGGAGGCTTGATTTCTCTGCCGCCTTATGCTGACGTGTAATTTGGGTGAAATCACAGTTTAATTCTTGCTGGAGAGGCGAATTGTACTCAACCAACTGGCAGTGTTGCTGGTGGATGGCAGAATTTGTGggcatttcagttttatttgccAAATTCAAGTAAGCTTTTGTCTTTACCAACACATTACTGACTGCTGAAAGAGGCTACCACAATTATTTGTTCTTCCTCAGCTTTTATGAACAAAGAGCAGAATATGAATTTGAAGCTTTACGGTTAATATTCAGTGTTTACCTCCTTATCGTTCTTGTTTGATGGAAAGAGACGCATCACTGCACTTTACAAGACATTATTCACTGGCTATTAATTTACTTACAGGCAGAAGACACCAAGTATGGGAAGTATGGGGTGTCAAGATTTGGAAGTCGCATAGCAGAAAACAACATTGCAAGTTAAGTTGCATTATACAACAGTCTCTGCTGCATGAATGAAAAAGGTTGCAAATTTTATACGTCAGGCTTGGGCAACACAAGAGGCCTGGTGATTCATTATTAATCAATCATCTTTAACGATTACTTCTTTGAATGCAGACTTGAGGTAAGGCTGTTGGCTGTTTCTTTGCAACTTTTAACAGAAAGTAGTTAAACTGTcatctgaacagaaaaaacactTGGCAttccaaattaagctgaagGCAGTTTGTTCTCCCCTGAGGATCTTCACTTGtgttaaaaacatcaacataaaagatccatttttaaaagtacaaaaacatgtggaaaaaacgTACTTGGTGGCCAGAGTTTCAGCTTGAccaagaaagggaaaaaatattattaatatatgcattctaacaaaatattattagaaGAGCAATTTGctttttcaagatttttggTACTAGTGGCCTTTTCTGACAATTAACAGACTGGAAGAGGCAAAGGTGTAAAGGCTGTGAATCAAATCCACGATGGTCGAGTTGAGGattgtcaatcaatcaatcaaattttatttgtatagcacatttcagcagcaaggtatttcaaagtgctttacatcataacaaacacagaaacacaatgcaacatagaatcaacaatcaaaacacaacatcaggttccatcaataaatttgtaattgattacgttttaaatacaatcctaaacaggtgggtttttagtcgagtttgcatccataaaaggtttaccggttacactcctactgtgttatatggaacaaaatacctattgctgttttcattcccactcacgctcacaatcacacagtttaaaacgatgtaaacagcctttcaacggGCTTCCGTCCCTTTATGTGGGGTGACCGCCTAACCGTTACACTATGTGATGCCCATAGCACAGCACTGTTATAGTGTAtggccataaaaaaaaaaaataaacatccgGAAACCAAATTTCCACTTGTTTCTCCTGCACTTGCCAGGAATAGCAATGTaggaaataagaaaatctacaatcacCAACTATCTTCTGAAATCTTTGGTCATCTTCAAAATAGTCTAATTTAGTCTATCTAAATAATTTAGtctgaaaaaacacattataaGCTAGGCTTGGACAACTTTCAAACACATTGAGGTGtcagcagatatttttttatgtgggtGACTTGcagcctttctttttttgaccACAGTTTTACGTGTCTTATGTGGAAGTACCTAGACTCATAATTGTTGGAGTTAACGTGGACCtggcagtgtgtttttttttttttttatcttcatttgctactctggaaaagaaaatgaatttatttgtggtttttttttctttttctgatcaacatttttctttcaaaatactTACCTGTGCAGTTATGTCCACCCTGGTCCAGCTGGTAGCCCGCAGCACACTGACAGCTGTACGTTCCTAATTCATTGGTGCAGTTGTGTTCACAGTACCCATTGTTAAGAAGGCACTCATCAACATCTGCAAATAAGGAGAAACTTGAAGGACTTTCATGCTCGACCGCGgttagcacattttcagccatGTTTTGTGGTAAAGCATGCATATAAATAACTCTTACCCACCAAAGCAAGCATGCCCGTCTCCATTAAAGCCCTGGTAACACTGGCAGAAGTACGAACCAATGATGTTGCCACATTGAGCGTTGGTGTCACACCTGTCAATGCCTGATGCACACTCGTTCTCATCTAGGAGGagaattttttataattttttttagcaaagcaGCGTCTAAAACtcagttcatttctgttccAGAGCCATTAGGCCGCCCGGGATAATTTTAATGGAAGGCATAACAGCAGGCATTAAAACCCGCGCACACAAGGAAGCTGACCCCTTCGTCGGGAAATAGAGTTTTCCACAGAGAGACGTCAGCACTAATTGCTTACCTTCGCAGTGTGTGCCGTTTCCCTGGTAACCGGGTCGACAAATACACTTGTAGCTCCCGAGCGtgttctcacacacactctgaccTTCGCACAACTCGGGACTCTCTATACACTCATCCACATCTGGGACAGGAGCAAAGTGACATacaacagtttgtgttttttttattcacagctGATGAGATTTCCTCTTAAATATTTTGCAgtcaagttaaaaaaatgcattatttacaCAAAGAAGTCACATTAC comes from Gambusia affinis linkage group LG10, SWU_Gaff_1.0, whole genome shotgun sequence and encodes:
- the si:ch211-221n20.8 gene encoding fibropellin-1 isoform X2 codes for the protein MHKHPWFLHLLVPSGICKGFEWTRLYIDECSFEELCRRELGNVCVNTPGSFLCQCQRGFRTEASACVDVDECIESPELCEGQSVCENTLGSYKCICRPGYQGNGTHCEDENECASGIDRCDTNAQCGNIIGSYFCQCYQGFNGDGHACFDVDECLLNNGYCEHNCTNELGTYSCQCAAGYQLDQGGHNCTDVDECSAPNGTCEHICINTLGSFRCSCKPGYQLHIDGRTCVDIDECKLQNGGCSHSCTNSPGGFTCHCPRPLLLDTDNLTCTNATSCLLRNGGCDHVCSLRVEGYIQCSCRAGWKLGDDLKSCIDANECGDFTNGGCEQLCVNHPGGFNCTCKEGYKVRADDPTRCRPVCDPPCQNYGVCVGPNSCDCPPGYPGVGCSAICSPPCAHGGTCMRWNMCLCPSGWTGEGCHTAVCELPCANGGRCVGPGTCQCSSDYTGPQCLLPLCTPACQNGGRCVDVNKCTCVAGWQGARCQIESIQCQKPCRNGGVCVGLNRCRCAKGFTGGLCETAVTTRCVPPCQHGATCSPHNTCTCPEGTAGLRCERLTCPVVTTVVSTARAVRKAVRESYVDRCGPLGVQLCTKYRMNQARVYLQAYRVGYKIQCPVKKNT
- the si:ch211-221n20.8 gene encoding fibropellin-1 isoform X1; translation: MTHLWTLVSALLLLLLLVAGVLSNHEENDNEVLKQLETKLNRSQSPEIENAIRNITEVMESHTATTSPTIMTSRPSPTLARCLGNQVTLGGSTGCGCPSGTVRSGDNCTCPVGFALHGAAECKDVNECEGVGPGPCGPHASCSNTPGSYSCSCLRGYLMGSGGCQDIDECALAAVTGLQACQEGAECTNTPGSFTCSCPVGYVRALNGQGCVDIDECSFEELCRRELGNVCVNTPGSFLCQCQRGFRTEASACVDVDECIESPELCEGQSVCENTLGSYKCICRPGYQGNGTHCEDENECASGIDRCDTNAQCGNIIGSYFCQCYQGFNGDGHACFDVDECLLNNGYCEHNCTNELGTYSCQCAAGYQLDQGGHNCTDVDECSAPNGTCEHICINTLGSFRCSCKPGYQLHIDGRTCVDIDECKLQNGGCSHSCTNSPGGFTCHCPRPLLLDTDNLTCTNATSCLLRNGGCDHVCSLRVEGYIQCSCRAGWKLGDDLKSCIDANECGDFTNGGCEQLCVNHPGGFNCTCKEGYKVRADDPTRCRPVCDPPCQNYGVCVGPNSCDCPPGYPGVGCSAICSPPCAHGGTCMRWNMCLCPSGWTGEGCHTAVCELPCANGGRCVGPGTCQCSSDYTGPQCLLPLCTPACQNGGRCVDVNKCTCVAGWQGARCQIESIQCQKPCRNGGVCVGLNRCRCAKGFTGGLCETAVTTRCVPPCQHGATCSPHNTCTCPEGTAGLRCERLTCPVVTTVVSTARAVRKAVRESYVDRCGPLGVQLCTKYRMNQARVYLQAYRVGYKIQCPVKKNT